A stretch of Dyella sp. BiH032 DNA encodes these proteins:
- a CDS encoding nuclear transport factor 2 family protein — MNDTATRTLVERYLQGWNETDALRRRALVEEVYAEHAVYTDPMVQACGWETIDATIAAVQSMFPGHVFRLGGPVDAHHDMVRFQWHLFAPGADEPLVIGFDVAQLDDGRIRQVLGFLDKVPQVA; from the coding sequence ATGAACGACACCGCCACCCGTACCCTCGTCGAACGCTATCTGCAGGGCTGGAACGAGACGGACGCATTGCGCCGCCGCGCGCTGGTCGAAGAGGTCTACGCCGAGCATGCCGTCTACACCGATCCGATGGTGCAAGCCTGCGGCTGGGAAACTATCGATGCCACCATCGCCGCCGTGCAATCGATGTTCCCCGGCCATGTATTCCGCCTCGGCGGCCCGGTGGATGCGCACCACGACATGGTCCGCTTCCAATGGCACCTCTTCGCGCCGGGCGCGGACGAACCGTTGGTGATCGGCTTCGACGTCGCGCAGCTCGACGACGGCCGTATCCGGCAGGT